Proteins from a genomic interval of Fluviispira vulneris:
- a CDS encoding terminase large subunit domain-containing protein produces the protein MSDKLTESLWLSGELSYKLHGNQKEIYNQMRSAKAGEEIVILAARRFGKSFLSAVYACELAIKFKNSKVILLAPSKDQAKEIYTPILKSISADAPRGFMRETKSVNKWVVGSSELVFAGFDTISEALRGRGAIAILVDEAGFTRADEYNYIIKSVLSPMLLPTFGGKPKGVLIFISTPAKLPDHPFNIKCEEHELQGKLKRYTVYDNPALTPEDITAIISECGGEDSPDFLREYMCRNVRDKGGLIIPKFDLENVINYSTRPSFDFVKWIVADTGGIRDKCVLHVFGRTVNDNKCVIIDERVLDENTDVMIIGKNILELSKEHEVNKNHIWVDAHGQTRVDLLSLCNISAPCPPKQDRDSAISALNAAFFRKDIFVLSNCEFTIKSLLNCTFNVSRTDFLRTAAYGHADAIMCAVYGWRVEQMVPKSKYFNEYGSGFQISGNSQRNDSQLKKIAAKLNPFAARKAS, from the coding sequence ATGTCAGACAAACTGACGGAATCGCTCTGGCTTTCTGGTGAATTGTCATACAAATTGCACGGCAACCAAAAAGAAATTTACAACCAAATGCGTAGCGCTAAAGCGGGCGAGGAAATTGTCATACTCGCAGCCAGACGATTTGGAAAATCTTTTTTAAGCGCAGTATACGCATGTGAGCTGGCAATAAAATTTAAAAATTCAAAAGTAATTTTGCTAGCACCTTCAAAAGACCAAGCTAAAGAAATCTATACGCCGATATTAAAATCAATTAGTGCAGACGCTCCAAGAGGTTTCATGCGTGAAACTAAAAGCGTAAATAAATGGGTTGTCGGAAGTTCCGAACTAGTATTTGCGGGGTTTGACACTATCTCGGAAGCTCTGCGCGGCCGTGGAGCTATAGCAATTTTAGTTGACGAAGCAGGATTTACTAGGGCAGACGAATACAACTATATTATAAAATCCGTATTAAGTCCGATGTTGTTGCCAACGTTTGGCGGAAAACCAAAGGGCGTTTTAATTTTTATATCTACGCCCGCGAAATTACCAGACCATCCGTTTAATATAAAATGCGAAGAACACGAGCTACAAGGGAAACTAAAGCGCTATACGGTTTACGATAACCCTGCACTTACGCCCGAGGATATTACCGCGATTATTAGCGAGTGCGGCGGTGAAGACTCGCCCGATTTTCTACGTGAATACATGTGCAGGAATGTCAGAGATAAAGGCGGCTTAATTATTCCAAAATTTGATTTAGAGAATGTAATAAACTACAGCACGCGGCCAAGTTTCGATTTTGTGAAATGGATAGTCGCAGATACGGGCGGAATACGAGATAAGTGTGTGTTGCATGTGTTCGGCCGCACTGTTAACGATAATAAATGTGTTATAATTGACGAACGCGTGCTTGACGAAAATACTGATGTGATGATTATCGGAAAAAATATATTAGAGTTATCTAAAGAGCACGAAGTAAATAAGAACCATATTTGGGTGGATGCACACGGCCAGACACGAGTGGATTTACTTTCACTCTGTAATATTTCCGCCCCGTGCCCGCCAAAGCAGGACAGGGACAGCGCAATTTCAGCATTAAATGCCGCATTTTTCCGTAAAGATATTTTCGTACTCTCTAACTGTGAGTTTACTATAAAATCACTGCTAAACTGCACGTTTAATGTGTCACGCACGGATTTTTTAAGAACTGCGGCATATGGACACGCTGACGCAATTATGTGCGCAGTTTATGGCTGGCGAGTGGAACAAATGGTGCCAAAATCAAAATATTTTAATGAGTACGGAAGCGGCTTTCAAATTAGCGGCAATAGCCAACGTAACGACAGCCAACTAAAAAAAATAGCCGCAAAACTAAATCCGTTTGCGGCAAGGAAAGCAAGTTAA